The Meles meles chromosome 6, mMelMel3.1 paternal haplotype, whole genome shotgun sequence DNA segment ATGCCTGCACCCACCTGCCCCAGGCACACACTCGTCCTTGTGGCTGAGCTCTGTGCCCTCAGCCCTGCTTCCTAGTTTCCAGGCAGCCCTGGGAGACTAAGAACAGGATCGAAACCGAGGGGCATGGCTTGCTTCCAGAAGTTCCCTTTTCTTCTGGGTGGTTTCTGTCTCAGAGGAGCTGGGGGACCTCCAAGCACGGCCAAAGCTGCTGCAGGTGGATGTGTGGGAGTGGGGTGTGGTGGGTGCGCGGGGGCCCAAGGGAGTACACAggacccccacccacccctcctggCACGTGTTCCCCTTGGTCTCTGCCTCTTGCAGGGAAATGCCTGGTGCCTGCTCCCGGGCAGACCAGCATAACCTGCTCTCGGCTGAGCCCAGAGGTATCTCCAGCCCTGGTGGGCTCCTCCTTGTGCCCCTCGAGTGTGGCCACCGACTGTCCCACGCATACCTGCACACCAGCCTCACACTTGTCCTGTCCACACGGCAAGATGCCCCTGAGCTAGAATGTCGTCCTCCTGTTCCATCCGTGCCGGCAGGTCAGAAGAACTGGACGTCGGGTGTGTGTTTGGAGGGCAGCGTGTCTGAAGGCCGCGGTGTCCCGGGTCCCCACACCCGATGGAAACCATGTCAGCAACCTCCTCGGTCTCACTGTGACCCGGAAGCAGCCTGGGTGGCCGATGGGAGGGTGTGTCCTTACCCCGATGGCTGTGCCCTGGGAGCCCGCGTGTGGCGTGCCCATGCCCATCGGAAGAGCGTGGCCATCGAGTCCCCCTGGACCTGCCCAGCGGCCCCGTCCCGGGCTGTCCGCACAGAGTGAACAAGCCTTTTAGATTCTCTGGAAGCGAGAAGGAGAGAGCTCCCCGAGGGTGTATCAGGGCGCAGCCCGGGACTCGTGCCTGTGGCCGTGAAGAACGCACTGGCTTATacacctccttccctcctgcaAATGCTCCCCAGACTGTGCATGGGCTCACAGGCAGGAATGGGAGATTTCCTGTCCGGGAATGCTGGCGGGAGGCGCCTGCTGGGCCCTCGAGGAAGGATGTGTCCCGTCGGGCAACTCATTCACGAGGCGGGTGCACAGTGGGGTCTTCGGTCCAGCTTCGGGAGGCCAAGCCTGGGTCCGTCACCCGATGGAGAGAGAAGTCTGCCGTGGCCTCCCCTGCACGTCCCCGCCGGGGTTTTGTCTCTCCTCAGGGCTGACGGGGCAGATCCGCACGGGCTCCTGACTGCAGCGGCCCCGAGTGTGGAGGCCGGGACATCCGTCCTCATGGAACGTGTGTTTGGCGTGAAGGTGCCTCCAGCCCCCGCACACCTGCACCCCTGCAGCCCTCAGGCCCGTTCCTGAGGAGCCGCCCGCCGGCAGCCCCTGTGGGCAGTGCAGATCTCAGTCTGGCCGGCGTGTGCGGAGTCGGGGCCAGCGGCAGGCTCCACGCTGCCGTGTCCCCCTGCACGTCCAGAAAGCACAtttccagggaggggaggggaggtgctcccggggctgggggagggggcgaggaGGGGACGGGCAGCAGAGGGGATCTTCAGCGGAAGGGAGCTTAGCCGGCCGGCGCGCGATGGGGAGCTTGTGGACCGCGTCCTCCCGGTGGGGCTGCCCAGGGCGGGCAGTGCCCCacaggcctggggctgggagccGGCTCGCGGGGACTTCACAGGGGCTGAGCCCCGTGTGACCTGTGCCCTCGAGTCCTGTGATCTGCTGCGGACTCCGGCTCGGCCTTTGTGACACGTGTAGCCGTGCAAGCTGGGACGCGTCATGGCGGAGCCCGGGACATGGCGGGGCTCTGGGTGAGTGCGAACGCTCCCTTCCGCTCTCGTTATCTCTAAGCCTAGTGGGAAAGGACAGCGTCTCCCAGTCATAAGGGAAGGAAGTCATGGGGATGACGGCACTGTGAAGGCGGCGTGGGGGATGGGTGCGGCCTGCACCCGCGAGGGGAGCGTGAGTCATGCGGAGACTGCGTAGTTTGAGGCATCACCAGGGAGTCAGGAAAGAGATCCGACATGCCCTTGGTTCTGACTGACGGGGGCCCCGTCCACGGGTCAGGGGCTGTGCCCGGCCTGACCCCGCACCGTCCACGTGTGAGGAGCGTCCCTGGGCTCGCGGCCCGGTCCCTCCCGGCCCTGCCCCCACCATCATGGGGCTTCTCCTCCCCGTCCCTGTCTCTCCTCGGCCTCTTGTAGGGACACCCGCCATCACTCCTCGGGCCTGGCCCATCTCATCCGAAGGGCCTTGACGTCCACCACACCTGCAAAGACCCGTTCTCCAAACAAGGTCGCACtcacaggttccaggaattaggCCGTGGACATGGCTTTCGGGGGCCAGCATTCGGCCGACCGTGCCGGGTTCGCAACGGAAGGAAAGAAAGCGGGACTGAGGGCCCCTGAGAAGGCCCTTTCCTGCCGGGGAGGGGGGCGTGAAGGTAGCGTCCCTGGTAGCGTCCACCCCGCGGCCTGCTCTCGGGCTGTGCGCCCCGTGAGCTGGGCCCCCCCGGCCCTCCTGACCGGTGACCAGCGCAGCGGCCTCCCTGGCTCGGGGTGTTGCACTCTGCCGTGTGCGATGGCCTCTGGCTCTCGCGGTCGGTgtgggcccagcccagcccttgtCCTCATGCTGGGGTCCATGGGGCAGGTCTTCTGATCTGGggcacagagaaggaagacaCTCAGCTCTGCCCTTGGGGGACCCTCGGTCCAGGAGACGGGCGGGAGGTACCCAGGCCTGGGCTCCCGAGAACCTTGCAGGAGGGTGTGGGTCTCGTCAGCGCAAAACGGACGAAGCCGTCTTAGAAGTTTATTCTATTATCCATCCGTGTACTTGTCGTCTCTCCACCTGTCCGACCACCCGTGTATCTGCCCACCCACCGTCTGTCCCACCCCTCCCCGTCCGTCTGTGTATCACCGTCCATCCGGCCCCCACCCACGTAcccgcctccctctctctctctctgtctctctctcgagCCACCTATGTGTACTTTTGGGCCGTATCCAGTTTCCGGCTACGGAACTTTCCTCCCCCCTTGCCACGACTCCACAGGGGTCTGGCCATGTGGGGAGAATACAGGGCCTGTTCCTGCCTGACTCCCTTTTTAACAGTTttaaggggaaagggaaggtgtTCCTGGAGGCCCCGGGGGGCAGCTGCTGGGACCCGCGTGGGCCCGGAGGCGGCATTTAGGACGGGGTTTCTCCCACCGAGAGGTACAGATCGTTGCGACCCAGGACATTCCAGGAGGCTCCAGACCATCTCCCGCGTTTAGTGCGCGCGAGGCCGCGTGGCTCCGACGTCACGGCACGTGTCTGGATGTTTGCACGTTTCCCGAAGGTCGCCCGCGGCCGGAGCCAACGGAGAGGGGTCCTGCGGGCAGAGACGGAGCCGCTGGTCTGAGGTCGGGTCACGGCCCTGTGAGCTCGGTGGCCGCTAGGGCAGAGACTGGCTGGGCGCTCGGGAGGGCCGTACCGCGGCGTCTCCTTCTCTGGACCGGTGTGGGCCGGTCTCCTGAGAGCACGGGTGTGCGCccgcgtgtgtgcgtgtgaggGCGAGTGTGCGTGGGTGTGGCGTGAGCAAGGCTGGAATGTGGGGTCTAGGGCTCTATAAGACCCCTACACAGGTGGGTGATTGGTGGGGCTGGGCTTGTGCCCTGGCTCTGACCCTCAGCCTCCAGCCCTGGGACAGGGCCCAGCAGCCTGTCCTGGGGTACGGGTCAGCTCTGCCGTCCAGCCCAGTCCTACCGTGCTCGGCCCAGCTCAGCACAGGGCAGCTCAGCTGGGACCAGCCTTGGGGGAAGGGAGCTCGGCCTCAGTGTCCTGACCAGAAACGGGGTGGGAACCCCCAGGGACCTCAGCAGCCCTGGGAGTTCCTCTTTTGTTAAGTTCTTGGGAAGTGTGTCAGCAACATCAGGGTTGAAATGAGCCCCTGTGCCGTGGACGCAGTGGACTCCTCTCCGTGGCCTCCCGTGTGCCCGCTCCCTGATGCCACGCCGACCCGCTGGCCGCACACAGCGTGGTGGTCACCGGGATGCCCCTGGAAGGGAGCGGGGGCCGGGCGCCATCCCCGCTGTCCCCGAGGCAGCCCTGCGAGCAAAGGGTCGTGGCTGCTTTGGGCACGAGAAGCCCGCGTGGCCACGTGCCTGAGACGTGGATGCAGGGGTCCTCGTGGCACGTTCCCTTGTTCCTGTGTCCCACTGCCTGGAGGCGTGGCCTGGGGGTGAGTGTGCGGGGCCGTGAGTCCCCCGGCCCGCCCTGGGCGTCCTGCTGGCCGGGGGCCTCCGCATCGTCCCCACACTCCTTCCCGAGCCCGTGTCCTGCCGCTGGCTGTCTCGCGGGGGCTGCAGTTGGGCGGTGTGTCCAGGGACGGCGGGCGGGGACGGAGGGCAAGCTGGGAAACCATGCGGTGGGCCGGCGGCTCCGGAAGACGACCGTGTCCGGTGCAGCTGGGGTGGACGGTGGCACGGATCTGTGGGTGTCGCCGCGGCTGCGGGAGGCACTAGTCCCGTCGGACTCCGTCCTTTACGGCGGCTGTGCCCTGTTGACGCGCCAGCGCTGTGTGTGCGGCTGCGCTGGCTGGGCTAGGCCTCGCCCTCACACCGCGGCGTGTCCTGCAGGCCCGTGTGTCCCCGGAACCCCCGGAAAGGCCGAGCGCCCACGTCGGGGAGGCCACGATGCGGGGCCCTCCCAGCGAGCGCTCCTGCGAGGCCTCGTGCGGACGTTTGGAGCGGGAGACACCAGGAACCCCCACTCTGGGCCCAGCATGCCGAGGGCCAGCAGTGGCCGTGCAGGGAGGCCGTGTGGAGGTCGCCTCCGTCAGGTGTGGTGCCCCCGGGGGGACCCTCAGGCTTGTTCGAAGACGTGCAAGGGCCGCAGTGGTTGGCCCGGACAGGCCTGGACGGGGGGCCTGGGGCAGACAGAGCCCAGCCcgacctccctgcccccccagggCCGTCGGTCCCTGCCTGTCCTGCCCCACCCTTGGCACTGGGTCAGGTGCTGCGTGGGAGGGGGGGGCGAGCGCCCAGTTCTTGGAAGGGCCCACGGTTCTGAGAGAAACCACAGGGCAGGCGGAGCCCCACCCTGCAGCCAGCTGCCCCCGCGGGCCCAGGCCAGGTGCGGCCAGTCCGTGCAGCCCGCACACGGGGGAGCGTGCCGTCCTGGGCTCCCCGGCAGCCCTGACCACGCTGGCGGCCCCCTTCTCATTCTTCCCCGGCCGCGGGGCTGGGGCCGCCGTGCCCAGCCGGTGTCCGCGCTGTGTGCTGAAGACACAGGGGCAGCCGTGCGGCGGCTGCTGCTGGGCCCTGTCGGCAGCCCAGCCGCCCTTGGGGTCCTGCGGTCTTGGAGGACAATGATCTCGTCTCCTCCCGGGTCCCACCGGGGCAGCGGAGCTCTGAGCTCACGTGTCCGTGCTGACCCCGCTCTGCTCCTCTCTGGGGCTGtggccctgccctgcctccagCATCACCCTGGCTCGTCCCCCTTGTGCCCAAGAGCAGGCCTGGCTGCCCCGCCCGGCAGTCACTGTGCCCTCAGCCTCTGAGGCTCTGGCGTCACACCTTCTGCCTGTAGAGATGCTGAGTGCGGCCCCACGATGCTGCTCCTGTATTCGCCGGCCTGGGGCGATCTGCACCTGGACGTGCTGCGTCTCAGCTGTGCCGTGCGTGCGTGGGAGCCCGTGCGTGCGTGGGAGCCTCTGTCTGTGTGTCAGCAGCTGGAGCCTCTGTTCTTTGGCCTCCTGGCTGGTGTTCCCATTGGGTCCTTAGTTTCCTCTACAGGTGCCCAGTCAAGGGATCAGCCAAGGGTTTGAGGAGCGCTTGTGTGCAGATTTTGGGGTTCCGTCTCCGTGGATCCGTCCCCCTAATTCCCAGCTATTAGGTGTGGTCCTGAGCCCTGTGTCCTGGCCTGCACCTGGGACAGCAGCGGTTTCTGGCCGCCTTCGGGCAGCACCTGCCACAGGACTGGACTTGGTCTTCACGCGGGTCTTTCCCGGGAGCGAGCTTCTCCCGTGTCTGCTCTGCTGGTGTTTCTGCACAGTCTCCTGATCCTGGCTGAGTGCTGTCTGCTTTCTACTCGCTGCCTCTGAGGTTTGCTCTGGTACTAGCGGCTGCGCTGCTGTGGGAAGGAGAACCGCTTTCCCTCCCGTGGTTTCTCCGAAACGATCGCTTTCCATGTAACAGGGGAGGCCAGCATCCTTCCcacatgtttgtttttaacttttaatttttaaaatttcttttcagcgttccagaattcactgtttatgcaccacacccagtgctccaggcagtacgtggcctccacaatacccaccaccaggctcacccgaccctcctcccccaaaaccctctggttgtttttcagagtccatagtctctcatggttcatctccccttccaggttccctcaactccctctcctctccatctccccgtgtcctccatgttctttgttatgctccacaaataagtgagaccatatgatacttgactctctctgcttgacttatttcgctcagcataatctcctccagtcccgtccatgttgctacaaaagttgggtattcgtcctttctgatggaggcataatactccatcgtgtatatggaccacatctcccttatccattcgtccgttgaagggcatcttggttctttccacagtttggcgaccgtagccattgctgctatgaacattggggtacagatggcccttcttttcactacatctgtatctttggggtaaatacccagcagtgcaattgcagggtcatagggaagctctattcttaatttcttcaggaatctccacactgttctccagagtggctgcaccttCCCACATGTTTAACGGTGACTGGGATCTGTTGTGAAGTTCCCGTGTCCATTCTCTGTCAAACTGTGTGATTGTTTCCAGTTGATTGGCAGGGGTCCTGTACGAGTTCCGCATACTCTGTCTGCTGCAAATGCTTACAGGAAATTCTGTGCCAAAGTCTGAATGGACCCAAAGATGACTTCTTATGTCTTCAGTGGAAATGAAGGCATTGTCTCGTGTGGGCTGATTCAGTGGGGGCTCGGAGCTTTGCACGGTCTTGGAGCTCGTGAGATGTGGGCAACGGATGGCCATGCAGTGTCTCTTCTTTGATAGGACAGTCCACTCCTGCCTCCCATGGAATAAACCTGCCACATTAGAAAACGCAACTCTGTATAAATGCTTCTTAGCATTCTTGATTCAACTCTAGAAATGAGATACTTGGATTCTACTGAATCGACGAGTTTAATAAAgatttgaaagacattttttatGTGTCCACATGGGAGTCAGGATCGCACCGTGCTTTGGAAACCGTCCTGTAACGTGGCACGCCTGTCTTCTCCCAGATGGCCCCAGTTCTCCTGGGCCCACGAGGGTCTGTGGCCGGAAGGGCAGGAGACCAGGTGCAGAGGCGCGGGCCCCAGGCAGCCACACCGCTTGCGTGGAGGGCTCTGCCTTGGGTGCACTCCTGGGAAAGCGTCCCTTGACCCCCGCATTGGGTTTTTCTGCTAGGGGACCTCAGGGGCCTGGATGATCTCCACTCACGGCACGTGTCACGATGGTCCTTACTTGTCGGTGGCATGATTTCCtaatatctgcctttggccaggTCTGCCCGTCCCAGAAAGCACACCTGCCCCAGCGAGTACAGTGTGCTCGCTGCTGCTGCTGTCGGCACCGCGGACCGCTGCGAAGTCCTTATCCGCAGATAAAGGGATGGCATCTTCCGAGCCTTCCCAGGGCTTCGGTCCTCCCCTAAGGACCCTGAGCTGCAGGGACCTCCTCCTGTGACGGTCCCCAAAGGCAGGGATTGGATCAGGAGATTGTTCTGCTGCCTCTCCAAGACGTAGTGTGGACAGTGCATGAGCGCTGGGGTCAGAAGAACCGGTGCAAAGCCTGGCACCCTCCCCGCAGGCAGGGGCTGAGGCTCTTGAGGCTGCAGTTTCTTCCAGGTAAGACAGTGACGGTGGCCCCGCCTCTCGCATTGTGAACGTGGATCGAGAGGAGGTCCGAGGGACGGTCGGTCTCCCACGCTCACCCAGCCAGACAGCCTCCTAGCTGTGCAGGGAAATCAGTGCACTTCAGGGAGAGGACGTGGGCTCCaaaatgtgggtgggcctcatgcAAGCCGTCGAGGGACTGAAGAACGAAGCCCGAGTTTTCCCGGAGAAGGAGTTCTGCCCCGAGACTGCAGGGTTAGCTCC contains these protein-coding regions:
- the LOC123943487 gene encoding uncharacterized protein LOC123943487 isoform X1, which codes for MPRASSGRAGRPCGGRLRQVWCPRGDPQACSKTCKGRSGWPGQAWTGGLGQTEPSPTSLPPQGRRSLPVLPHPWHWVRCCVGGGGERPVLGRAHGSERNHRAGGAPPCSQLPPRAQARCGQSVQPAHGGACRPGLPGSPDHAGGPLLILPRPRGWGRRAQPVSALCAEDTGAAVRRLLLGPVGSPAALGVLRSWRTMISSPPGSHRGSGALSSRVRADPALLLSGAVALPCLQHHPGSSPLCPRAGLAAPPGSHCALSL
- the LOC123943487 gene encoding uncharacterized protein LOC123943487 isoform X2; translated protein: MPLEGSGGRAPSPLSPRQPCEQRVVAALGTRSPRGHVPETWMQGSSWHVPLFLCPTAWRRGLGARVSPEPPERPSAHVGEATMRGPPSERSCEASCGRLERETPGTPTLGPACRGPAVAVQGGRVEVASVS